GTGCGGCGTCTCTGCTGCAGGCTCGACGGCGGCCGTGCTTGATGCGGCCGGTTCGGGAGCCGTTGAAGCCGTCGTCGCAGCCGGGGCCGGGACCTGGGACGGGGGCGGGACAGCCGAAGATTCTTGGCCGGCGGCCGGGGTGGCTGCCGCGACTTGGGGTTGACTGGGTGCCGGTGCCGGTGCCGGTGCTTGGGCTGGTGGCGCGGCCTGGCCGGGGGCCGTAGCAGCAACGCCTGCGGGGGCCAGCCCCCAGGCGACATCTGCCCAGCTTGGTGCGATTGCGGAGCTTGGCGGGGCCTGGGCGCTAACGGGTGCTTTTGGGTTTGGCTCAGAGCTCGCTGAGCTGTTGGCGCCCCCGGCGACGGCCGTGATCTGGCAGTCGATTCCCACCGTCTTGTGGATCGCCTGCCGGAGGTTCTCCGAATGGTCAGCCCGGCCGAACGCGCCGGCCAAACCAGTGGTGGTGAAAGCAAGGGTCAGGACCTGACCGTCGAAGGTGCCCACCTGGGCATTCGGTTCCACCAGGGCCCAGGTGCTGCGCTTGATCTTGGACAGTGTCTGGAGGATCTCAGGCCACGCGCGGCGCAGGACCTCAACGTCACCTGTCGCAGCGGGGCCAGCGGGAGCCGAAGGCGCGGATGAACCGGGCCGCTGCTGCACCGCTGTCTCGGGCCGCGCCTCTGCCTGCTGGGTGCGGGCCTCAGCCGGGGGACGGGCCTCTGACTGCCGGGTGCGGGCCTCAGCCTGCGGCCGGGCACCCGAGTTCTCGTCCACGGGCCAATCGCTGGTGCTGACCCGTGGCGGCGTCAGCGGTGTCCTTGCGTCGGCGGCGCTAATTTCCGGCTGCCGGACAGGGTCCGGGCCGGGGGAGGTGGCCGGCGCCGAGGCGGCGGCTCTCTCTGGAACCGGTGTCGCTTGCGCAGGCACTCCCGGAGCGGCCGCTGCCTGTACTGGCGCTGCCTGTACCGGCGCTGCCTGCAGCGGCGCGGGTTGAAGCGGCACTGCGGGCGCGGGGGCAGGCGGAACGGGCGCAGCGTGCACCCGGGCGGCTGGCGCTGAACCCGGCGCTGCCGGGACGCGTACGGCTGAACCCGGGGCACCTGCCGGCGGCGCAGCGTCCTCGCCCCCGGCGTAGTTCAGACGGCGCTCCACACGGTCGATCCGCGCAGCGATTCCGCGTTCGGTCTGTTCCGAGCTGGGCAGCAGGATCCGGGCGCAGAGAAGTTCAAGGTGTAGCCGGGGCGACGTGGCACCGGTCATCTCGGTCAGCGCAGTGTTGGTGACATCCGCGGCACGTGAGAGTTCGGCGGCACCGAGGTTATGCGCCTGGTTCTGGAGGCGGGCGATCTGGTCCGCCGGCATGCCGCGCAGAATGACCTGGGCGCTTTCGGGCATGGCCTGGACGATGATGAGGTCGCGGAAGCGTTCCAGTAGGTCCTCGACGAACCGTCGCGGATCGTGGCCGGTCTGGATGACACGGTCCACTGCTTTGAAGACCGTGGCGGCATCGGAAGCGGCAACGGCCTCAACTACATCATCGAGCAGCGATGCGTGGGTGTAGCCGAGGAGGGCCACGGCGAGCTCATAGTCAAGACCGTCGGCTCCGGCGCCGGCCATGAGCTGGTCCAACACGGACAGTGAGTCGCGGACGGATCCGCCGCCGGCCCGGACCACCAGGGACAGCACGCCCGGCGCCACCGGTACGTTTTCCCGGTTGCACAACAGTTCCAGATACGCCATCAGCGGCTCAGGCGGCACCAGCCGGAAGGGGTAGTGGTGGGTGCGCGAGCGGATGGTGCCGATGACTTTGTCCGGCTCCGTGGTGGCGAAGATGAACTTGATGTGCTCCGGCGGTTCTTCGACGATCTTGAGGAGCGCGTTGAAGCCGGCCGGCGTGACCATGTGGGCCTCATCGATGATGAAGATCTTGTAGCGGTCACGGACCGGGGCATAGGTTGCGCGTTCGCGAAGATCGCGGGCATCGTCCACGCCGCCATGGCTGGCGGCATCGATCTCAATGACGTCGAGGGACCCCGGGCCGCCGCGGGCAAGTTCAACACAGCTGGGGCAGGTTCCGCAGGGCGTGTCCGTGGGGCCCTGGGCGCAGTTCAGGCAGCGGGCCAGGATGCGGGCGGAGGTGGTCTTGCCGCAGCCGCGCGGACCGGAAAAGAGATAGGCGTGATTCACCCTGTTTTTGCGCAGGGCCGTCATCAGCGGCTCCGTGACGTGTTCCTGCCCGATAACGTCAGCGAAGGAGTCCGGACGGTATCTGCGGTACAGGGCGGTGGTTGTAACAGTCACGTAAAAACCCTACCAATCCGGGCAGACAATCAGATCCCCCGCTGGCGGTCGCCCTGTGGGGGAATAGTAAAGACCCCTCATGCACCCGCCAGAGCCCGTTTACCCTTGCTACCTTCCGGTCCTGGGGGAGTTCAACAGGATGACGCCACATGAGGGGCCGCAGACAACTTTACCCGAACTTTTGCTGCGGCTCGAACCGGCGCCACGGCAGGCCTGGCAGCTGCTTCCCTTTCACGCCTTACCGTCGCCAGCCGTTGACGGGCCAGGTCATGAATGCCGGTTCCTCGTAGGGGTGGGCGGCGCGCAGTGCCAGCACAACGGCGTCGAGCATCTCTTCCTCCACAACGCACTCAACCCGGAGCTCAGGCACCCGTTCGCCCGATCCCACGGCGCCAATATAGGGCCGGGCGCCATCCAGCGGCGTGAACCGGCCTGTCCCCGGCGCTACAAAGGAGCAATGCGAATAGTTTCCGATCCGCCCTGCGCCGGCCTCGCCAATTGCCTGGAGGAGCGACTCAGCGTGGGACTCCGGAACGTAAGCCACCATGGCGTGCAGCTGTGTCATGGCTTCATCCTGCCAAAGCACCCTGGTAAAGGGGAGCTATTTTCATTGCTTATCCGGCGGGCAGGGCCGATCATGGGTATGTACACCGATTGGGGCAATCTCAAGGTTGTGAGCTGCGGGGCCTGGCTGGAGGGCTGGACCCGGCAGCTCAACGGTGTTCCGTGGGAATGGGCGCATTGGGGGCGTCCATTTTGACGTTAACGGCCATTCCAGGAGGCCGGAAAGAGCCCGATTGGGCGATGCTGGAAAGTTCAGGTAGTCTAGTACCTGCTTTTGATTCAGAAGCAGCTGGAGAATTCGCCTAGCGGCCTATGGCGCACGCCTGGAACGCGTGTTGGGTTAACGCCCTCGGGGGTTCAAATCCCCCATTCTCCGCCAAACGAAAACCCGGTCCTGACCTGTCAGGGCCGGGTTTTTGCTGTATCGGACCCGCTACCCGGCCTGATAGCCGAGCCGGCGGAGCCGCCGCCGGGCGGCCTGCTCGCTTGGTCCGGGGCCCCGCCCCAGGGCAAGGCGTACGACGCCGAGGGTCACCTTGGTGGCCAGCCTGACCGGGAGCGGGAAGGGCCCCAGCCGTGGAACCTTGAGCCCCAGCATCTGGCGGAAGCGAGGTTCCAGGCTGTAGACGGCGCCGGCGAAGAAAATCCGGTACCCCAGCCGGAGCATGGGGTACAGTGGCGGGTTGCGGATGAAGCCGACGGTCTCGGCCACCCGGCTGTCCGCCAGCAGTTCGCCGCTGCTGTAGTAGCTGTCCAGCTGCAGCTTCATCTCAGCTTCGCTCAGCGGCGGATCCGCCACTCCCATCAGCCGTCCCGCCTGGGCCCATTCACGGACGTACGCGTCAGGACCACCGGGGATACTGCCGCCCCAGATTTTGTGGGCTGCAAGGAATGCGTCCACAAACGCGAGGTGTACCCAGCGGGCCAGGTCGGGATCGTTGGCCGAATAGGTGTGCCGGACACCGTGCCGGTCGCTATAGCTGCCCTGGACCGGCACGTGCAGGCGCCGTACCCTGGCCGAAGCCTGCTCGGCGGCGGCTGTGGAGCCGTACGTGACGGTAAAGATCCACTGGATGGTCCGGGCGAGCCTTCTGAGCGGATCTGCGCGGAAATCGGAATGCTCGTGGATGCCGGCCAACGCGGCGGGGTGCAGCGACTGCATAAGCAGCGCGCGGATGCCGGCGACGATCGGGGTCATGGACCCGTGCACCGCCCAGACAGCTGAACCCGGAAGGTGATATCCGGCGTCGTTCCCGTCCGCCAGCCCAGGAACCCACTCAGGCAGGGCGTCCGCGCTTCCTGTGAAGACGCGCTTCAGTTCGCCCTGCCATTCCCTGAGGAAATTGTGCATATCCCATTCTTGCCGATGACCGTGCGGAGGTGGGTTTCCGCAGAGCCACAAATAGCCCACGAATGACGTTTACGGGGTTCACAGGCATGGGGCGCGTGTGGTCCCATGGGATGGAAAGTCCGTCCGGATTGGGGTCCGACGGGCCAACCGGGAGTCAGCGAGTGGGAAATCATTGGGGTTCCGGCCGGGACACAGAATCTCCAGGCGCCTGCGCGACGGCGGTACGCGCCTTGGCGGCCTGCGCCGCCATGGTCACGGCTTCTTTCGCTCTAGGGCTTCCCGCCCTCCCGCCGCTCCAACACGCGGGCGCTTTGCCGGAGGCTGCCACCGGTTACGTTTCTGCGCCGGCCTTGACTCCAGCCTTCCTGACGGACGGAAGGGCGCTTGTTCCCTTTGGCCGCACCCTTGTCAGAACGATCGCAAGGGACGGTAAGGCTCCGCTGAATGTGGCCTCCGCCCAGTTGCAGCGACCGCCGGAAGGCTCCCTGATGGCCCCCCTTGAAGAACTCACGGCGAGTTCACCCTTCGGGTTCCGCATCAGTCCCATCACGGGCCACCTCGGGGACTTCCACCTGGGCCAGGATTTTGCCGCCGGGTGCGGCACCAGGGTCTATGCGGCCGACACGGGCGTGGTCCGCGCCGCTGGCTGGCACCCATGGGGCGGCGGAAACCGCGTGGAGATTGACCACGGCAACGGGCTGATCACCACCTACAACCACCTGCAGGCGATTGCCGTCCGGACGGGGGATACCGTGCAGGTGGGCCAGATCATTGCACGCGTGGGCACCACCGGGTGGTCCACGGGCTGCCACCTGCATTTTGAGACCATCCTCCACGGGATCCATACCAGTCCTCTGAACTGGACGCTCCTGCCCATCCACCAGGTGGACATGCTGGCGGACATTGCGATGGTCAGCTACGAAGGCAAGGCCGCGGATGCCGGAACCGCTTTGCCGTGGGCGATCCCCGTTGCCGCAGACAACAGCCACACGGTTCTCCACGGTGATAACGAACTGCCTGCGCCGCCGCCCGCCGCCCAGGCTCAGCCGACGCCGACCCCTTCCGCCACGCCAACGGCAACTTCGACGCCGTCGCCGACGGGGCCGCCGACCGGGACGCCGACGCCGACGGGTACGGCAACGGGGACGCCGTCGCCGACGGGCACGCCGACCGGGACGCCGTCACCAACGGGAACAGCAACAGGGACGGCAACTTCGACGCCGTCGCCGACGGGTACGGCAACGGGGACGCCGTCGCCAACGGGGACAGCAACAGGTACGGCAACTTCGACGCCGTCGCCAACGGGGACAGCAACGGGAACGGCAACTGCGACGCCTTCGCCAACGGGTACGGCCACCGGAACGCAGAGCGTGACTCCGACGCCGACGGTTACGGCAACTGCGTCTGCGACGCCCACCGCGTCTGCTTCCCGTACCGCCACCGCCCCTCCGGCGACCCGGCCGGCATCACCCACAGCGACAACCGCCCCGGTGGCGCCAACGGCCGCCGTCCCCGGCGCCACATCGTCGCCGGCACGGCGGTCTCCCTCCGAGTCGGAGCAGTCGGAGCAGCCGGGGGAAACGCCAACCACGTCCCCGGCGACCGCGCCGGCGAAGCACTGACAGAAAACTCCCAGCGTCCGCCCGTACTGTTGATGGTTGGCAACGAATCACCTGCATGACCAACCTCACCAAGGACGGCGCTGTGACCTCTCTGTACACCATCCCGCTGATGCTCAACGACGGCACCCCGACTGACTTCGGCCGGTTCAAGGGAAACGTGGTGATGGTGGTCAACGTGGCGTCGCAGTGCGGCCTGACACCGCAATACGCCGGCCTCGAGACTCTCTATGAGAAGTTCCGGGACCAGGGGTTTGAGATCCTCGGCGTGCCGTGCAACCAGTTCGCGGGCCAGGAACCGGGCACGGACGGCGAGATCGCCGAGTTCTGCGAGCGGAACTTCGGCGTGACGTTCCCGCTGACCGCCAAGGCCAATGTGCGGGGCAAGGACCAGCATCCGCTCTACGCGGAACTGACCAAGTTCAAGACCAGCGTGCTGCCGGGCCTGGTCAAGTGGAACTTTGAGAAGTTCCTGATTAGCCGCACGGGTGAGGTGGTGGGACGCTTCGCCCCCACCGTAGTTCCCGACTCTCCGGAGATCCTCGAAGCAATTCAGCAGGCGCTGGCCGAATTTGATGAACCGAAGAGCACCTCATCTCATTCAAAAGCCTAATTCTTTTGGCATTTTCCAACTTGCCGGGGGAAATTAACTTCAAATTTCCCCAATGTCTGGTTGGATAATAGTTACTGAAGGGTAGAAGGGAAGCGCCGTTTCCCACCGACCACAGAGGCAGCAATGAAGCACATCGAGGCCGAACACCCCCGGCCGCGCCACTTCCTTCTTCACCTGAGCGACCCCCACCTGATGGGAGGTCCGGATCCCCTCTACGGCGCAGTTGACAGCGAAGCCAAGCTCATACAGCTTTTCGACGAAGTCCGGGCGTCCGGGGCCCGGCCCGAGGCCGTGATCTTCACCGGCGACCTTGCCGACCAGGGCCATCCCGAGGCGTATTCAAAGCTGCGGGCAATCGTGGACCCCGCGTGCAAGGACCTGGGTGCTCAGGTCATCTGGGCCATGGGCAACCACGACAACCGCGCCAACTTCCGCACCGGCCTGCTGGATCAGCCGGCCAGCGATTCACCCGTGGACCACAGCTACTTCGTCAACGGCTTGCGCGTCATCACGTTGGATACCTCAGTCCCGGGCTACCACCACGGTGAGCTGAGTACCTCACAGTTGGAGTGGCTGGCCCGCGAGCTGGAGACGCCGGCGCCCGACGGCACCATCCTTGCACTCCACCACCCGCCGGTTCCGTCCGTCCTGGATCTGGCCGTCCTGGTGGAACTGCGCGACCAGGCGAACCTGGCCGCAGTGGTCCGCAACTCGGACGTCCGGAGCATTCTCGCGGGGCACCTGCATTATTCAACCACCGCCACCTTTGCGGGCATTCCGGTGTCCGTGGCCTCAGCCACCTGTTACACGCAGGATCTTAACGTCGGTGTCGGCGGCACCCGTGGCCAGGACGGCGGCCAGGCGTTCAACCTGGTCCACGTGTACGAGCACACCATTGTTCACTCCGTGGTCCCGGTGGGGAGCATGCCCACCGTGGGCGAGCACGTTACCGCGGAAATGAGCGCCAGGCGC
The window above is part of the Pseudarthrobacter sp. IC2-21 genome. Proteins encoded here:
- a CDS encoding DNA polymerase III subunit gamma and tau translates to MTVTTTALYRRYRPDSFADVIGQEHVTEPLMTALRKNRVNHAYLFSGPRGCGKTTSARILARCLNCAQGPTDTPCGTCPSCVELARGGPGSLDVIEIDAASHGGVDDARDLRERATYAPVRDRYKIFIIDEAHMVTPAGFNALLKIVEEPPEHIKFIFATTEPDKVIGTIRSRTHHYPFRLVPPEPLMAYLELLCNRENVPVAPGVLSLVVRAGGGSVRDSLSVLDQLMAGAGADGLDYELAVALLGYTHASLLDDVVEAVAASDAATVFKAVDRVIQTGHDPRRFVEDLLERFRDLIIVQAMPESAQVILRGMPADQIARLQNQAHNLGAAELSRAADVTNTALTEMTGATSPRLHLELLCARILLPSSEQTERGIAARIDRVERRLNYAGGEDAAPPAGAPGSAVRVPAAPGSAPAARVHAAPVPPAPAPAVPLQPAPLQAAPVQAAPVQAAAAPGVPAQATPVPERAAASAPATSPGPDPVRQPEISAADARTPLTPPRVSTSDWPVDENSGARPQAEARTRQSEARPPAEARTQQAEARPETAVQQRPGSSAPSAPAGPAATGDVEVLRRAWPEILQTLSKIKRSTWALVEPNAQVGTFDGQVLTLAFTTTGLAGAFGRADHSENLRQAIHKTVGIDCQITAVAGGANSSASSEPNPKAPVSAQAPPSSAIAPSWADVAWGLAPAGVAATAPGQAAPPAQAPAPAPAPSQPQVAAATPAAGQESSAVPPPSQVPAPAATTASTAPEPAASSTAAVEPAAETPHGRNGLEQQVQQPPVEPEAGSYAYSDDDWGPPRDEDAPPLDEEPPLDWDPSTPPEPRRVTPQARPAAAKDGKRPPRPGSVGSVSGSAPTTAAAGVVAPSPDTSHDPWGRAVEQAPGVWVVGTEPNVGKSPAASVPDEAAATPAPDYEPATAQIPAASARTQSAADASWGLPPASSSPSSDHSAAAVRSADTGSSGISGGEVPAARVATAEPPASPAGFPPARVPSADAGTPQSPAAGHAAAGAGAPGSPSPDGGAVAPAPAEVREYAMASTAPVASAAAPAPLQPAPATSASAAQARQSLYQRLSNSPEAEAGRAKAPARAAAATYVQDIPSADDETIEESGVFGRAAVERILGGKLIEERSPDGTPIVPRF
- a CDS encoding oxygenase MpaB family protein — its product is MHNFLREWQGELKRVFTGSADALPEWVPGLADGNDAGYHLPGSAVWAVHGSMTPIVAGIRALLMQSLHPAALAGIHEHSDFRADPLRRLARTIQWIFTVTYGSTAAAEQASARVRRLHVPVQGSYSDRHGVRHTYSANDPDLARWVHLAFVDAFLAAHKIWGGSIPGGPDAYVREWAQAGRLMGVADPPLSEAEMKLQLDSYYSSGELLADSRVAETVGFIRNPPLYPMLRLGYRIFFAGAVYSLEPRFRQMLGLKVPRLGPFPLPVRLATKVTLGVVRLALGRGPGPSEQAARRRLRRLGYQAG
- a CDS encoding glutathione peroxidase — its product is MTNLTKDGAVTSLYTIPLMLNDGTPTDFGRFKGNVVMVVNVASQCGLTPQYAGLETLYEKFRDQGFEILGVPCNQFAGQEPGTDGEIAEFCERNFGVTFPLTAKANVRGKDQHPLYAELTKFKTSVLPGLVKWNFEKFLISRTGEVVGRFAPTVVPDSPEILEAIQQALAEFDEPKSTSSHSKA
- a CDS encoding phosphodiesterase; amino-acid sequence: MKHIEAEHPRPRHFLLHLSDPHLMGGPDPLYGAVDSEAKLIQLFDEVRASGARPEAVIFTGDLADQGHPEAYSKLRAIVDPACKDLGAQVIWAMGNHDNRANFRTGLLDQPASDSPVDHSYFVNGLRVITLDTSVPGYHHGELSTSQLEWLARELETPAPDGTILALHHPPVPSVLDLAVLVELRDQANLAAVVRNSDVRSILAGHLHYSTTATFAGIPVSVASATCYTQDLNVGVGGTRGQDGGQAFNLVHVYEHTIVHSVVPVGSMPTVGEHVTAEMSARRLAAAGVTIPEKAKVASPTKVALPYAT